A region of the Kribbella sp. NBC_01245 genome:
CGGTTGACGCGGCAGATGGCTTGGAACAGGCCGTGGTCGCGCATCTTCTTGTCGATGTAAAGGTAGGTCGCGCTCGGGGCGTCGAAGCCGGTCAGGAGCTTGTCGACCACGATGAGGAGGCGCATCTGGCCGGGGTTCTTGAGGAACTGCTCCTTGACCTCTTTCTCAAACTGCTCGACCTTGGTCATGGCCACGTCTTGGGGCTCGCCAAAGTGGTCGGCCAGCATCTTGCGGTAGATGTCGTACTGGCGGATCTTCTCGGTCTTGCCCTCGCCCGAGTCTTCCTTGGAGATATCACTCGGGTTGGGCGCATAGCTCGTGATGATGGCGCACTTGCCTGTGAAGCCGGCGTTGCAGAACAGCTCGTAGAACTTGCAGGCTTGATAGATGCTCGCGCCAACCAGCATGGCGTTCCCTCGGCCATCCAAGAGTCGAGGCTTGGTCTCCATATCGAGCAGGATGTCGTTGACGATCTGCTTGGCCCGCGGCTCGGACGATACGACCTTCTGCATCGTGCCCCAGCGCTTCTTGAGCTCAGCCTTGGACAGGTCGGTCATGCCCTTGGTCTTGACGTCAAACCACTTGTCGACATGTGCCGGCGAGGTCAGGTTCTGATCGATGTTGCGGGCCTCGTAGCGCAGGTCGAGCACGACGCCGTCCTCGACGGCCTCGTCGAATTTGTAGGTGTGGATGAACGATCCGAAGGTCTCGATGCTGGTGGCCTTGTCAGCTTTGAGCAGCGGCGTGCCTGTGAAGCCGACGAACATCGCTCCCGGTAGCAGCTCCTTCATCGCGTTGTGCATCTTGCCGGATTGAGTGCGATGAGCCTCGTCGACGAAGATGAATAGATTGCCCTTGGCTCGGAACTCCTTGGGGATCTTGGCATTCAGCTCTTTGATGAAGTCGGCCTCTGCCTTGTCACTCGCAGAGTCGTCGTCCGAGCCGCGGAACTTGTGCACCAGCGAGCCGATTAGCCATTCAGTCGACTTGTTCAGCGTATCCAACAGATCCGCGCCGCTGGAGGTGCGGTAGATCTGCTCGTTGACGCCGTTGAAGACCTTCTCGATCTGCTCGTCCAGCTCGGTGCGGTCGGTGATTAGCAGGACCCTCGCATCGTCCTGGTGCTCACGAATCCACTTTGCCAGCCACACCATCGTCAGCGACTTACCCGAGCCCTGGGTGTGCCAGATGACGCCGCCCTCGCGCTTGGCGATCCGGGCCTGCGCCGCCTTGACGCCGAAGTACTGATTGTGCCGGGCAGTCTTCTTCACACCCGAGTCGTAGACCATAAAATCATGGATCAACTCCAGCAGGCGCGACTTACTGCACAGTTGCTGCAGCGCCCGGTCGAGTGGGTCTTGAAGCTCTGAGGGCTCCTTCCACTCCAGCCAATACTTCTCCGGCGTATCGATGACGCTGTAGCGCAGGCCTTCGACGTCGTTGCCGGCCATGACTAGCTGGACCGTGGAGAAGAACGGACGGATGAACTCTGGCTTCTGGTTTCCGATGGTCTGCCGGATGCCCTCGCTCACGGCCACCCGAGACCGCTTCAGTTCGAGCGTAACTAGGGCCAGGCCGTTGACGTACAGCGCGATATCCGGGCGCTTCGTGTGCTGACCTAATATGGTGACTTCCTCGACCACCACGAAGTGGTTGGCTTCCGGTGTGCTCCAGTCAATGAGCCAGACGGTCTCGAACTGCTCGCCAGCGCCACGCTTGACCTTTACGCCATAGCGCAGTAGGTCGTAGACCTCACGATTGGCCTCGTAGAGGTCGTGGCCGCCACCGATAGCGGCGGCCTTCTTGAGCTGCTCGATCGCCTTGTTGATCAGGTTATTGTCGTAGCCACGCGCGTGGAGATTCTGCGTCAGCAGATCGACCTCGATATTGGAGTTGCCCTCGCGATACTCCCAGTTGCCGAGATACTCGTATCCCAACAGCTCACCGAAGAGCCTGACAACGCGGTCCTGCGCCTTACGCTCAATCTGCCCAACGTCGCTCATGAGGCCGCCTTCTCCTGCACGGATAGGCGTGTCCGCCCCGTAAGCAGTTCCTGCATCATGCCGTTCTTGACGGCGCGAGCCTTCTTAGCGCGAGCGCGTAGCGATGCGATCTCGGCATCGGCCTCATCAAGGACCTCAGCGATAGCACGCTGCTCATCTAGATCCTTCGGCATCCTCAGCGGGATGGACCGGAGCTGCCGCCCGTTGAGTGACGGCAATGCACCAGTGGCAACGAGGGACCCCAACGGGAAGTTTGTCAAGGAGTAGTGCACGAACCGGATGTTCGCCTTCGCGCCATCGAGCATGAACGCAGCCATGTTGTTGTCGATGCAACTTGGTTGAGCAAGGATTCGCTTGCGCTCAAGAAAGACGGCCGCGCCGACCTTCGCGAAGACAATCGCGCCCTCTGGTATCACTACGGCGCCGATACTTTTTTGCTGAGCATTTGAGATGTAGTTGTTTGCTGTGGTCATGAACAGCTCGTTGCCAAGCCTGTTCATATCAGAAACTTTGAAGAACGGAAACGTGCCTGATATCGCCCCTTGATAGCGAACAGGGAAGCCGCTCCCGCCCTTGAACACGCCGATGTCTCCGGCGTTCAAGTCGTGCCAAGGCTCAGAAAACCCCGGTAGCCTCGTCCGGCCAGTCAGAAGCTGCTGCATCATGCCCTGCTTGATCACCTGCTTCTTGGCGATCAACCGCTGCAGTTTCCGAATCAGTCGATCGATGTCCGACAGCGCTGAGGCAATGGCTCCTTGCTCTCGATGTTCAGGTAGCCACACTCGTACAGTCTTCAGGTCGCGCTGGCCGATGTTCGCTCGGATGCCGCCCTGGCCGCGGGAAATGATCTGTTGTCGAACAGCCGCGCTTCGCAGTGCGTACTTGGAGAATTCGATGTCCATCTCCGACGTAATCGGACGGCCGCGGAAAACGAATCCGCCGAATACGATCGGTTCGTCGTCGATGTAGACCGACGTCAGCCCAACCTCATCCTGTGTCTCTGAGGTGCGGTTGAATAGAACATCACCACGCTTCACCTCGTACCGGGATAGAATCTTCTTTGGAAGATTGACTCGTCCCGGGATGTCATGCACGCGCAAAGACTCGTGCGTGATGACCTCTAGGACATTCACAAACGGCACGCCGTGTCCGTACGCCGACTTATCAGCGTTGATTCCGTTGCTTAAGCTTAGAAGTTCGCCAAGGTTGAACTCACGCCAGTCGGTCGGTGCGTCGCGAGACGAGCTCATTGGCCGATCCCCATCTCCCGGAGATGGCCAGCGACCTTCGCTTCGAGAGCGGCGAGCTCCGCGTCTAGTGCGCCGACAGTCTCAGCGTACCGATCACCGAGCTCCTCGATCCGGCCAACAAGTGCAAGCGTGAGAGAGCCAACTTCGGACGAGACGCGACCAGTGACTGATGCGAACCACTTACCTTCGAGCACGAGACCCTTGACGTCACTCTCGCTGAGCTCGCCGTATTTCTTGAGCGTGGCGCTGTCGAGCGCGGCCTGGGCGTCCTTGACGACCTTCTTGGCGGCAGCCTCTGCGTCGTAGAGCCCAATCAGCTGCTCGAGCACCTTCACCTCGTCGGGGTCGGAGCCTTCGCGCTTGGCTACCCTTAGCCGCGCACTGGCGAGTGCCTTGGTTATCTTGTCGTCCTCCAAAGCGTCGGTCAGGAGACCGTCCTCGACGGCGTACTCCTCGACGTACTCCTCCACTGCGCGGCTGGCTTCCTCAGCGGCTGCGGTGAGTTCGTCGAGCTTGACTCGTTCGACGGCGAAGTAGGTCGCCACGATAAGTGCCGGCGGGATGAGGTCCATCTTGTACTTGGTGGCGCTGCGGCCTGAGCCGACAACAAGATCCGGGGTCTCAGCGAGTTTGCGATCCCTATCCTCGATGGTCTTGCGCGGCCTGGC
Encoded here:
- a CDS encoding type I restriction endonuclease subunit R; the encoded protein is MSDVGQIERKAQDRVVRLFGELLGYEYLGNWEYREGNSNIEVDLLTQNLHARGYDNNLINKAIEQLKKAAAIGGGHDLYEANREVYDLLRYGVKVKRGAGEQFETVWLIDWSTPEANHFVVVEEVTILGQHTKRPDIALYVNGLALVTLELKRSRVAVSEGIRQTIGNQKPEFIRPFFSTVQLVMAGNDVEGLRYSVIDTPEKYWLEWKEPSELQDPLDRALQQLCSKSRLLELIHDFMVYDSGVKKTARHNQYFGVKAAQARIAKREGGVIWHTQGSGKSLTMVWLAKWIREHQDDARVLLITDRTELDEQIEKVFNGVNEQIYRTSSGADLLDTLNKSTEWLIGSLVHKFRGSDDDSASDKAEADFIKELNAKIPKEFRAKGNLFIFVDEAHRTQSGKMHNAMKELLPGAMFVGFTGTPLLKADKATSIETFGSFIHTYKFDEAVEDGVVLDLRYEARNIDQNLTSPAHVDKWFDVKTKGMTDLSKAELKKRWGTMQKVVSSEPRAKQIVNDILLDMETKPRLLDGRGNAMLVGASIYQACKFYELFCNAGFTGKCAIITSYAPNPSDISKEDSGEGKTEKIRQYDIYRKMLADHFGEPQDVAMTKVEQFEKEVKEQFLKNPGQMRLLIVVDKLLTGFDAPSATYLYIDKKMRDHGLFQAICRVNRLDGDDKDYGYIVDYQDLFNSLENAITDYTSGALDGYEKQDIEGLLSDRVDKAREDLDEALEKVRAICEPVAPPKNTLQYQQYFCAAEQGSAEQLKANEPKRVELYKAVAGVTRAYANLANEMTDAGYTADEAEAIRSEIAHYAAVRDEVKLGAGEDVDFKQYEAGMRFLLDTYIQAGASEVVSNFEDTGLIDLIVQLGAGAIDKLPEGIKKDPEAVAETITNNMRKVIIDERAMNPKYYDKMSELLDALLDQRRQGALDYQAYLAQLLEAARKLGTKESDTKYPDWADDGAKRALVDLLFPDEHLAIEVDTVIRQTKPDSWVGSRIKERKVRKAIKSTLPPDFDRLDELFELVKVRHEYR
- a CDS encoding restriction endonuclease subunit S, yielding MSSSRDAPTDWREFNLGELLSLSNGINADKSAYGHGVPFVNVLEVITHESLRVHDIPGRVNLPKKILSRYEVKRGDVLFNRTSETQDEVGLTSVYIDDEPIVFGGFVFRGRPITSEMDIEFSKYALRSAAVRQQIISRGQGGIRANIGQRDLKTVRVWLPEHREQGAIASALSDIDRLIRKLQRLIAKKQVIKQGMMQQLLTGRTRLPGFSEPWHDLNAGDIGVFKGGSGFPVRYQGAISGTFPFFKVSDMNRLGNELFMTTANNYISNAQQKSIGAVVIPEGAIVFAKVGAAVFLERKRILAQPSCIDNNMAAFMLDGAKANIRFVHYSLTNFPLGSLVATGALPSLNGRQLRSIPLRMPKDLDEQRAIAEVLDEADAEIASLRARAKKARAVKNGMMQELLTGRTRLSVQEKAAS